The following proteins are co-located in the Dehalococcoides mccartyi 195 genome:
- a CDS encoding InlB B-repeat-containing protein yields MPEKELNPEPDNSREPHDEDFEPLDKNNEFSKENSEPADEYEEPPLEPETPAEVSQSEKIPGYYFYRRKQAKTKLKGRHSKMPAWFNISLAVLIVLGVIFGSWGLTAGHFPPWGIAVDVSISPSGGGTVNLSPDKSSYSRGSSINLNAVAAAGYRFDHWSGDLSGTNPAVSLSLNSSKNIVANFVRQFQLNISTSPQAGGSLSTVSGSFDAGSVIELSANPMQGYRFDHWSGDLSGTDPSISFIMDANKTIVANFVPLLLLAVNISPNAAGIVTPEGDYFDYGASITLTAQAAPGYQFIGWTGDLTTNLTTINITMDKNYTLTANFAPVIQTTSLVLPNRIGESTWISWSKELLKDQYIVINSSLTGAFNLSDSSHLWRVEVFGPDGEHIENWFGDYWLTPEHIFAFTAQVSGTYMLKISHYSSFIKDLNMSFSPGGWVISGYSWS; encoded by the coding sequence ATGCCTGAGAAAGAGCTGAACCCTGAACCCGATAATTCCAGAGAACCCCATGATGAAGACTTTGAACCTCTAGACAAAAATAACGAGTTTTCCAAAGAAAACTCTGAACCCGCAGATGAATATGAAGAACCTCCGCTGGAACCTGAAACCCCGGCGGAGGTTTCCCAATCAGAGAAAATACCGGGCTACTACTTTTACCGCCGTAAACAAGCTAAGACCAAACTAAAAGGCAGGCACTCCAAAATGCCTGCCTGGTTTAACATAAGCCTGGCGGTACTGATTGTACTGGGCGTAATCTTCGGCAGCTGGGGGCTGACAGCCGGGCATTTCCCGCCTTGGGGTATAGCGGTTGATGTCTCCATTTCCCCGTCCGGTGGGGGAACAGTAAACCTAAGCCCGGATAAATCTTCTTACAGCCGCGGCTCAAGTATTAACCTGAATGCGGTGGCGGCTGCCGGTTACCGTTTTGACCACTGGAGCGGAGACTTAAGCGGTACTAACCCAGCCGTAAGCCTCAGCCTGAACTCATCTAAGAATATAGTAGCCAATTTTGTAAGGCAGTTTCAGCTTAACATAAGCACCTCACCCCAGGCAGGGGGCAGTCTAAGCACAGTCAGCGGCAGCTTTGATGCCGGGTCTGTCATAGAGCTAAGCGCTAATCCTATGCAGGGTTACCGTTTTGACCACTGGAGCGGAGATTTAAGCGGTACTGACCCCTCCATCAGCTTTATAATGGATGCCAACAAGACTATTGTGGCTAATTTCGTACCCCTGCTGCTGCTTGCGGTTAATATCTCACCGAATGCCGCCGGTATTGTCACCCCGGAAGGGGACTATTTTGACTACGGGGCCAGCATAACCCTGACAGCCCAGGCCGCCCCCGGCTACCAGTTTATAGGCTGGACAGGAGACCTGACTACTAATCTGACTACTATAAACATTACGATGGATAAAAATTACACCTTAACCGCCAACTTTGCACCGGTTATCCAGACCACTTCTTTAGTACTGCCTAACCGTATCGGCGAATCTACCTGGATAAGCTGGAGCAAGGAGCTTCTGAAAGACCAGTACATAGTCATCAATTCCAGCCTGACCGGTGCCTTTAACCTGTCGGATTCAAGCCACCTCTGGCGGGTAGAAGTATTCGGTCCGGACGGAGAACATATTGAAAACTGGTTCGGCGACTACTGGCTGACCCCGGAACATATTTTTGCTTTTACCGCCCAGGTAAGCGGTACCTATATGCTGAAAATATCCCACTACAGTTCATTTATAAAAGACCTAAATATGTCATTCAGTCCCGGGGGCTGGGTGATAAGCGGTTATTCCTGGAGCTAA
- the argC gene encoding N-acetyl-gamma-glutamyl-phosphate reductase, giving the protein MKKYKAGIINVTGYAGLELARILASHPSVELCSVTGRSLAGKKLSDAFPYLHSLDLPITESLEGEVDIAFMALPHKEGASLVPDLLSKGMRVIDISADFRLKDPPLYQAWYGFEHPCPELLAEAVYGLPELKRKDIASARLVANPGCYPTSAILGLAPAFKMDLIEPNAIVDAKSGLSGSGRTPTAKNIFCEASEDVCAYSIGTHRHQPEIVQELSLVGGGVIPRVTFCPHLVPMSRGILSSAYARLKQPVTDEEVKEIYRRFYKDEPFVKITAEPPHTRYTRGTNMCFIYPVVDALNERLIVISCIDNLVKGAAGQAVQNMNIMLGLSEDTGLKAIAALP; this is encoded by the coding sequence ATGAAAAAATATAAAGCAGGTATTATAAACGTAACCGGTTATGCCGGGCTGGAGCTTGCCCGTATTTTGGCAAGCCACCCCTCGGTGGAGCTTTGTTCGGTAACCGGGCGGAGTCTGGCCGGGAAAAAGCTTTCGGATGCATTTCCTTACCTGCACAGCCTTGATTTACCTATTACTGAAAGTCTGGAAGGGGAAGTGGATATTGCCTTTATGGCCTTGCCCCACAAGGAAGGGGCGTCACTGGTACCTGATTTGCTCTCAAAGGGTATGCGGGTTATAGATATCAGCGCTGATTTCCGCCTGAAAGACCCTCCACTGTATCAGGCATGGTACGGGTTTGAGCATCCCTGTCCGGAGCTTCTTGCCGAAGCGGTGTATGGTCTGCCTGAACTTAAGCGCAAGGATATTGCCAGTGCCCGTCTGGTGGCAAACCCGGGCTGTTACCCCACCTCTGCCATACTCGGGCTGGCCCCGGCTTTTAAAATGGACCTGATAGAGCCAAATGCCATTGTAGATGCCAAGTCCGGGCTTTCCGGTTCAGGGCGGACACCTACTGCTAAAAATATATTTTGTGAAGCCAGCGAAGATGTTTGCGCTTATTCCATTGGCACTCACCGCCACCAGCCGGAAATAGTGCAGGAGCTTTCTCTGGTTGGCGGGGGAGTAATACCTCGGGTTACTTTCTGCCCCCATCTGGTACCCATGAGCCGGGGTATACTTTCCAGTGCCTATGCCCGCTTGAAACAGCCGGTTACAGACGAAGAAGTCAAAGAGATTTACCGCCGTTTTTACAAAGACGAGCCTTTTGTAAAGATAACCGCCGAGCCGCCCCACACCCGTTATACCCGCGGTACCAATATGTGCTTTATTTACCCGGTGGTAGATGCCCTGAATGAACGGCTGATAGTCATAAGCTGTATAGATAATCTGGTAAAAGGTGCGGCAGGACAGGCTGTACAGAATATGAATATTATGCTGGGACTATCTGAAGATACCGGCCTCAAAGCTATAGCTGCCCTGCCCTAG
- a CDS encoding TIGR03960 family B12-binding radical SAM protein: MNYPEYILHQVEKPGRYTGGEWNSVCKEWAKTPLKVALSFPDTYEIGMSNLAIPLLYDILNRNPDILAERVFSPWLDMENLIRERKLAFVSLESGHPVKEFDILGFSLGYELTYTNILNMLSLAGIPILASERGGDFPLVVAGGSCSLNPEPLADFIDAFVIGDAEEAIQDLCQAVLDAKKQTLSKDQILRELAKIPGIYVPSLYKAEYNPDGILKSIIPTAPEAPPVINRRILPELPPPTVKPVVPYIEVVQDRGAVEISRGCSRGCRFCSAGIIYRPVRVRPAAEVLSAVEGILDNCGYDEISLLSLSCSDYPGIENLVKTLAGKYADKHLALSLPSLRLTPDSVGLVNVLAGGRKSGLTFAPEAASERLQRVINKLTSEEELCDTARTAFESGWTSFKMYFMIGLPTETDEDAAAICQMAGRVNSLSRGAPGRRPQIRLSLASYVPKAHTPFQWEAQLDEESLYRRADIVRQGLKRWGIKVSWSDTKMSLLEAVFSRGDRRLGKVIYTAWQKGAKFDAWSECFNFTLWQEAFDQCGLNPSFYAHRKRPLDETLPWGHINAGVSAEFLKREYARSVEGQDTPDCREGKCHACGLEKAVAECNNRLHGK; the protein is encoded by the coding sequence TTGAACTACCCCGAATATATTCTCCATCAGGTTGAAAAACCCGGCCGCTATACCGGCGGGGAGTGGAATTCCGTTTGCAAGGAATGGGCAAAGACCCCGCTTAAGGTTGCCCTGAGCTTTCCGGATACTTATGAAATAGGCATGTCCAACCTGGCCATACCCCTGCTTTATGATATTTTAAACCGCAACCCGGATATTCTGGCCGAAAGGGTTTTCAGCCCCTGGCTGGATATGGAAAACCTTATCCGTGAGAGAAAACTTGCCTTTGTCAGTCTGGAAAGCGGACACCCCGTAAAAGAGTTTGATATCTTGGGTTTTTCACTGGGGTATGAGCTTACCTATACCAATATACTTAATATGCTTTCTCTGGCAGGCATACCCATACTTGCTTCCGAAAGGGGAGGGGATTTTCCGCTGGTGGTTGCCGGCGGCAGCTGCAGCCTCAACCCCGAACCCCTGGCAGATTTTATAGATGCTTTTGTAATAGGTGATGCCGAAGAGGCTATACAAGACCTGTGCCAAGCCGTCCTTGATGCCAAGAAACAGACCCTTAGTAAAGACCAAATCTTGCGGGAACTGGCTAAAATCCCCGGTATTTACGTACCCAGCCTGTATAAGGCCGAATATAACCCTGACGGTATTTTAAAATCCATAATCCCCACCGCACCTGAAGCACCTCCCGTAATAAACCGCCGCATTTTACCTGAGCTACCCCCGCCAACCGTAAAACCGGTAGTACCGTATATAGAGGTGGTGCAGGACAGGGGAGCAGTGGAAATAAGCCGCGGCTGCAGCCGGGGCTGCCGTTTCTGCTCTGCCGGTATTATTTACCGCCCGGTCAGGGTGCGCCCGGCGGCAGAGGTTTTAAGTGCCGTTGAAGGCATACTGGATAACTGCGGTTATGATGAAATTTCGCTGCTTTCGCTGAGCTGTTCGGACTACCCGGGTATTGAAAATCTGGTAAAAACCCTGGCGGGAAAATACGCAGACAAACACCTGGCCCTATCACTGCCCAGTTTACGCCTGACCCCGGATTCGGTCGGGCTGGTAAACGTGCTGGCGGGCGGGCGTAAAAGCGGGCTTACCTTTGCACCCGAAGCAGCCAGTGAGCGTCTCCAGCGGGTTATAAATAAACTTACCTCCGAAGAAGAGCTGTGTGATACCGCCCGTACTGCCTTTGAAAGCGGCTGGACCAGCTTCAAGATGTATTTCATGATAGGGCTTCCGACCGAAACTGACGAAGATGCCGCCGCTATCTGCCAGATGGCCGGCAGGGTAAATTCACTGTCCCGCGGCGCTCCCGGACGCCGCCCCCAGATACGACTGAGCCTGGCCTCATACGTACCCAAAGCCCATACCCCATTTCAGTGGGAAGCCCAGCTGGACGAAGAATCCCTCTACCGCAGGGCGGATATAGTAAGGCAGGGGCTGAAACGCTGGGGAATAAAGGTTTCCTGGTCTGATACCAAAATGAGCCTGCTGGAAGCCGTGTTTTCCAGAGGAGACCGCCGTCTGGGCAAAGTAATATACACCGCCTGGCAAAAGGGTGCCAAGTTTGATGCCTGGAGTGAGTGTTTCAATTTTACCCTCTGGCAGGAGGCTTTTGACCAATGCGGTTTAAACCCCTCGTTCTATGCCCACCGCAAACGCCCGCTTGACGAAACACTGCCCTGGGGGCATATAAATGCCGGGGTAAGTGCCGAATTCCTGAAAAGGGAATATGCCCGCTCAGTGGAAGGGCAGGATACGCCTGACTGCCGCGAAGGCAAATGCCATGCCTGCGGGCTGGAAAAAGCGGTAGCCGAATGTAACAACCGCCTGCACGGCAAATAA
- a CDS encoding MBL fold metallo-hydrolase — protein sequence MSYTEETNSITFLGTGGARFMVSRQILASGGIWLNLDGKRFLIDPGPGSIVQVCRLGLNPENLSAILLSHRHLDHSGDVNVMIEAMTQGGFNKNGHFLAPEDALDNEPVIYSYLRPFLNDLTVLEEEHEYNLDGIKVFTTRRHQHPVETYGFIFESCGKRIGYVSDTRYFEDMPQIYAGCDVLIINVVLRESIERIYHLSIADAAKLISGAKPKTAILTHFGLQLFRADPARMAAKVETETGIPVIAAADDLLFKLE from the coding sequence ATGAGCTACACCGAAGAAACCAACAGCATCACTTTTCTAGGTACAGGCGGGGCCAGATTTATGGTCAGCCGCCAGATACTGGCTTCGGGCGGAATCTGGCTGAACCTTGACGGCAAACGGTTCCTGATTGACCCCGGCCCAGGCAGTATTGTGCAGGTATGCCGTCTGGGCTTAAACCCGGAAAACCTGAGCGCTATCCTTTTGTCCCACCGCCATCTGGACCACTCCGGTGATGTAAACGTAATGATAGAGGCCATGACCCAGGGCGGCTTTAACAAAAACGGCCATTTTCTGGCCCCTGAAGATGCCCTGGATAACGAACCGGTTATATACTCGTATCTAAGGCCGTTTCTGAATGACCTGACTGTGCTTGAGGAAGAACACGAATACAATCTGGACGGGATAAAGGTTTTCACTACCCGGCGTCATCAGCACCCGGTGGAAACCTACGGGTTTATATTTGAATCTTGCGGAAAGCGCATAGGCTACGTAAGTGATACCCGCTACTTTGAAGATATGCCCCAGATTTATGCCGGCTGTGACGTACTGATAATAAATGTTGTTCTTAGGGAATCTATAGAACGCATTTATCATTTGAGCATAGCGGATGCTGCCAAACTTATCAGCGGGGCTAAACCCAAAACAGCCATACTTACCCACTTCGGACTGCAGCTTTTCCGGGCAGACCCGGCCAGGATGGCAGCCAAAGTTGAAACCGAAACCGGCATACCTGTCATAGCCGCCGCAGATGATTTGCTGTTTAAGCTGGAATAA
- a CDS encoding desulfoferrodoxin FeS4 iron-binding domain-containing protein translates to MGVKQLGETYKCDICGNIVRVIKVGGGTLVCCGQDMKRIEDSYKAPVNLPDSSGE, encoded by the coding sequence ATGGGTGTAAAACAGCTGGGTGAAACCTACAAGTGTGACATATGCGGCAATATTGTACGTGTTATTAAGGTAGGCGGCGGAACGCTGGTCTGCTGCGGGCAGGATATGAAACGGATAGAAGACTCGTATAAAGCCCCGGTAAACCTGCCTGATTCCAGCGGTGAGTAG
- a CDS encoding cation:proton antiporter: MEELGSSFGLDLIIVLVSAVLAGLLARRFRLPLLLGYLGAGIAIGPNGFGLVQSPGVIESMATVGVILLLFTLGLDFSLDELKRVGKVAVLGGLIQIVVTAGFGFLLGRGLGWDINASIFFGFMVSLSSTLIVLKILMDKGEAEAPHGRVMLGILLVQDICLIPLMIILPALGGEGGDIGLTIGVAFAKAAAFILAMFGLGFWVFPRLLGRVASHSHELFLLSVITLSLGAALGATALGLSPAVGAFIAGLLIGQSMYAKQALADIIPLRDIFGALFFVSLGMLANLNFAVENIGLVLLVVVFLLVIKSLVAGAVPWLFGYTFQTSFTTGIGLMQIGEFSFVLAGVGLASSVISDSIYAITISSAVITMIITPFALSFSGAAYRKVSQWPLASKLVSLRTSGQAEFMDLDISNHAVICSQGGVAKTLTRVMNRRNFPFLVIDLDPQTIAELRRQKAPAIYGDAANPEILRFARLDKARLLICAMPGFADTEQVVKNARKINDRLDIVARVSSDIQAEKLKKMGVSEVVQPEFEVGLELSRHAMHRFGMTTIEIQYILNSLRNMGKPE; the protein is encoded by the coding sequence TTGGAAGAATTAGGCTCCAGCTTCGGGCTGGACTTAATCATTGTGCTTGTATCGGCCGTTCTGGCCGGTTTACTGGCACGCCGCTTCAGACTGCCGCTCCTTTTGGGTTATCTGGGGGCGGGAATAGCCATAGGGCCAAACGGTTTTGGTCTGGTTCAGTCTCCGGGTGTTATTGAATCCATGGCTACAGTCGGCGTTATTCTGCTCCTTTTTACCCTTGGCCTGGACTTTTCGCTGGATGAGCTTAAGCGGGTGGGAAAGGTGGCGGTGCTGGGCGGCCTTATCCAGATAGTGGTTACCGCCGGGTTCGGGTTTTTGCTGGGCAGAGGCCTTGGCTGGGATATAAACGCCTCTATCTTCTTCGGGTTTATGGTCTCTCTTTCCTCTACCCTGATAGTCCTTAAAATACTTATGGACAAGGGTGAAGCCGAAGCCCCTCACGGGCGGGTGATGCTGGGCATCCTGCTGGTGCAGGATATCTGCCTTATTCCCCTGATGATTATCTTGCCGGCTTTGGGGGGTGAAGGCGGGGACATCGGCCTGACCATAGGTGTTGCCTTTGCTAAAGCGGCGGCCTTTATTCTGGCCATGTTTGGTTTGGGATTTTGGGTTTTCCCCCGTCTGCTGGGGAGAGTGGCTTCCCATTCGCACGAGCTTTTTCTGCTGTCTGTTATCACCCTGTCCCTGGGGGCGGCCCTGGGGGCAACTGCGCTGGGGCTTTCACCGGCGGTTGGGGCTTTTATAGCCGGGCTTCTTATCGGGCAGTCTATGTATGCCAAGCAGGCACTGGCAGATATAATCCCCCTTAGGGATATTTTCGGGGCTTTGTTCTTTGTTTCTCTGGGTATGCTGGCAAACCTTAACTTTGCAGTGGAAAATATAGGTCTGGTTCTGCTGGTAGTGGTATTTTTGCTGGTTATCAAAAGTCTGGTGGCCGGGGCAGTCCCCTGGCTGTTCGGCTATACCTTCCAGACCTCTTTTACTACCGGTATCGGCCTGATGCAGATAGGTGAATTCAGCTTTGTACTGGCCGGGGTGGGTCTGGCATCATCAGTTATTTCAGACAGTATTTATGCCATTACCATCAGCAGTGCCGTTATTACCATGATAATCACCCCTTTTGCCTTAAGTTTCAGCGGTGCGGCTTACCGAAAGGTCAGCCAGTGGCCGCTGGCCAGCAAGCTGGTCAGTTTGCGTACCTCCGGCCAGGCGGAGTTTATGGATTTGGATATTTCCAACCATGCGGTTATCTGTTCGCAGGGGGGTGTTGCCAAGACTCTGACCCGGGTGATGAACCGCCGCAATTTCCCCTTTCTGGTTATAGATTTAGACCCCCAGACCATAGCCGAACTCCGCCGCCAGAAAGCCCCCGCTATCTACGGTGATGCCGCTAATCCCGAAATACTCAGGTTTGCCCGCCTGGATAAAGCCCGCCTGCTTATATGCGCCATGCCCGGTTTTGCGGATACCGAACAGGTGGTTAAAAATGCCCGCAAGATAAACGACCGGCTGGATATAGTAGCCAGAGTTTCCAGTGACATCCAGGCCGAAAAGCTGAAAAAAATGGGTGTCAGCGAGGTAGTCCAGCCTGAGTTTGAGGTGGGTCTGGAACTTTCACGCCACGCCATGCACCGCTTCGGCATGACCACCATTGAAATCCAGTACATTTTAAACAGCCTGCGGAATATGGGTAAACCGGAGTAG
- a CDS encoding ABC transporter permease, protein MSGLIPLFKKELKEQWKTYKTLIVAIAFAFFGISTPLILAYLPQIIEMSGQGGDIPVVMPDPTPLMSMQEFGQTMLQVGVLICILIAMGAISGERDKGTAMLTLSKPVSRGAFVMSKYLALGLLVLVSMLLGAGLCYWYTVMLIGDFSFMPFLGSTLLMSLFLLLCLAVTLFFSSFFKSSLAAGGTALVILIAQGLATQLPWIGQFLPGNLSSWSTRLLSASSDPAWGALAVSIAIIGLCLYFARIRLERKEL, encoded by the coding sequence ATGAGCGGACTGATACCTTTATTTAAAAAAGAACTGAAGGAGCAGTGGAAAACCTATAAGACACTTATAGTAGCCATTGCCTTTGCCTTCTTCGGCATATCCACCCCGCTCATTCTGGCCTACCTGCCCCAGATTATTGAGATGAGCGGGCAGGGGGGCGACATACCGGTGGTAATGCCTGACCCCACCCCCCTTATGTCTATGCAGGAATTCGGTCAGACCATGCTGCAGGTAGGGGTGCTTATCTGCATTCTGATTGCCATGGGTGCAATTTCCGGGGAACGGGATAAGGGTACGGCCATGCTGACTCTGTCCAAACCGGTCAGCCGGGGGGCATTTGTAATGTCCAAGTATCTGGCTCTGGGACTGCTGGTGCTGGTTTCCATGCTGCTGGGCGCCGGGCTGTGTTACTGGTACACCGTTATGCTGATAGGCGACTTTTCATTTATGCCTTTTCTGGGCAGCACCCTGCTGATGAGCCTGTTTTTGCTTTTGTGTCTGGCAGTTACCCTGTTTTTCTCCAGCTTCTTTAAAAGCTCTCTGGCGGCCGGAGGCACTGCTCTGGTAATTCTGATAGCCCAGGGTCTGGCAACCCAGCTGCCCTGGATAGGTCAATTTCTGCCCGGCAACCTTTCCAGCTGGTCTACCCGGCTGCTCTCAGCAAGCAGCGACCCGGCCTGGGGGGCATTGGCGGTAAGCATAGCCATTATTGGTCTTTGTCTGTATTTTGCCCGTATCAGGCTGGAGAGAAAAGAGTTATAA
- a CDS encoding PPC domain-containing DNA-binding protein, which translates to MKASQGSIGRVFIIRLEDGDKVPSCLEDFARTQHISHAQVVLIGGIEGGQVVVGPRQSREYPPEPVLIPLDGAHEVAGVGIITPDESGNPKLHIHAALGRMGKTTTGCLRPGVNTWIVGEAVMYEILGAKAIRRFDEKTQFSLLQPE; encoded by the coding sequence ATGAAAGCCAGTCAGGGAAGTATAGGCAGAGTATTTATAATACGGCTGGAAGACGGCGATAAAGTACCGTCCTGCCTGGAAGATTTTGCCCGCACCCAGCATATAAGCCATGCCCAGGTGGTGCTTATCGGGGGAATTGAGGGAGGACAGGTGGTGGTAGGACCGCGCCAAAGCCGTGAGTACCCGCCTGAGCCGGTGCTGATACCCCTTGACGGAGCCCATGAAGTGGCCGGGGTAGGTATAATAACGCCTGATGAAAGCGGTAACCCCAAGCTGCATATCCACGCAGCTCTTGGGCGAATGGGTAAAACAACCACCGGCTGCCTGAGGCCGGGGGTAAACACCTGGATTGTGGGTGAGGCGGTTATGTATGAAATACTGGGGGCAAAGGCCATCCGCCGCTTTGATGAAAAAACCCAGTTCAGCCTGCTCCAACCAGAATAA
- a CDS encoding ABC transporter ATP-binding protein, whose translation MDAILCQKLTKKFGDFTTLDGLDLAVEKNRVFGFLGPNGAGKTTAVRMLTGLSQPTSGKAYVSGEEVTPRNLSLRSKIGFLPDVPAFYGWMTGREFMLFSGELHKLAPKDNNLRADELLELVDLKEAGKRRVGGYSRGMKQRLGIAQALVNKPEVLFMDEPTSALDPMGRRDVLNLIERLSGDTTVFMSTHILSDVERVCDRVAIISEGKLITSASVEELKRKYSTSAFEIQFEEEPTPILTQLLKMPYVKTAEVRTEGDLKVVYVQASDLAKAKTEIPGIIAQSGLTLTHYELTTPSIEDVFIQLVGNGAKA comes from the coding sequence TTGGATGCCATACTCTGCCAAAAGCTGACCAAAAAATTCGGTGATTTTACCACCCTGGACGGGCTGGACCTGGCGGTTGAAAAAAACCGGGTTTTCGGGTTTTTAGGCCCGAACGGGGCAGGCAAGACTACTGCCGTCCGGATGCTGACCGGCCTTTCCCAGCCCACCTCAGGCAAGGCTTACGTATCCGGCGAGGAGGTAACACCCCGAAACCTGTCACTCCGATCCAAGATTGGCTTTCTGCCGGACGTACCTGCCTTTTACGGCTGGATGACAGGACGTGAATTTATGCTTTTTTCTGGCGAACTCCACAAATTAGCTCCCAAAGATAATAATCTGCGGGCAGACGAACTGCTGGAGCTGGTAGACCTGAAAGAGGCCGGTAAACGCCGGGTGGGCGGGTACTCGCGGGGCATGAAACAGCGGCTGGGTATTGCCCAGGCCCTGGTAAACAAACCCGAAGTGCTATTTATGGACGAACCCACCTCTGCCCTTGACCCTATGGGGCGGAGAGATGTGCTGAACCTTATTGAGCGCCTAAGCGGGGATACCACTGTTTTCATGTCCACCCATATACTTTCAGACGTGGAAAGGGTATGTGACCGGGTAGCTATTATAAGCGAAGGCAAACTGATAACATCGGCCAGCGTGGAGGAGCTTAAACGCAAATACTCCACTTCGGCCTTTGAGATACAGTTTGAGGAAGAACCCACCCCCATTCTGACCCAGCTTCTGAAAATGCCTTATGTCAAAACAGCCGAGGTCCGAACCGAAGGTGACCTGAAGGTGGTGTATGTTCAGGCCAGTGACCTTGCCAAAGCCAAAACTGAAATACCCGGCATAATTGCCCAAAGCGGGCTGACCCTGACCCATTATGAACTTACCACCCCCAGTATTGAAGATGTATTTATCCAGCTTGTAGGGAATGGTGCGAAGGCATGA